From Arctopsyche grandis isolate Sample6627 chromosome 12, ASM5162203v2, whole genome shotgun sequence, one genomic window encodes:
- the Mkp gene encoding MAP kinase-specific phosphatase, with the protein MMSFLEQLKSKKSVLKDTKTVITQADGKSYVEDSNMRRLGLDAEEMKEKPMTHGFVVDNSPDKVPSEVIRGLYIGSQDCVEYDVISSNKISHILSIGIFPGIPEVHRLCIPCLDLPETDIAIVLNRTNAYIRDKLENGGNVLVHCNAGVSRAAMVVIGFLIMEKYYSFTDAYNLVKSKRSCIQPNVGFVTQLKNISNK; encoded by the coding sequence ATGATGAGTTTTCTAGAACAATTGAAGAGTAAAAAAAGCGTGTTGAAAGACACTAAAACAGTCATAACGCAAGCCGATGGGAAGAGTTACGTCGAGGACAGCAATATGAGAAGGCTTGGTTTGGACGCCGAAGAGATGAAAGAAAAACCTATGACGCACGGTTTTGTAGTGGACAATTCACCTGATAAGGTACCATCTGAGGTGATCAGAGGGCTTTACATCGGCTCGCAGGACTGCGTTGAATACGACGTGATAAGTTCGAACAAAATCAGTCATATTTTGAGCATTGGCATTTTTCCAGGTATACCTGAAGTGCACAGATTATGCATTCCCTGTTTGGACTTGCCGGAAACTGACATAGCGATAGTTTTGAATCGTACGAACGCCTATATTAGAGACAAGCTTGAAAATGGTGGGAACGTTTTGGTTCATTGCAACGCTGGAGTTTCCAGAGCGGCCATGGTCGTCATTGGCTTTTTGATTATGGAAAAGTATTATAGTTTTACAGATGCGTACAATCTAGTCAAAAGTAAGCGTTCCTGTATTCAACCTAACGTTGGATTTGTGACGCAACTGAAGAACattagtaataaataa